The following proteins are encoded in a genomic region of Bernardetia sp. MNP-M8:
- a CDS encoding CaiB/BaiF CoA-transferase family protein: MNIFKDLKVIELASVLAAPSVGQFFAECGATVIKIENPLTSGDVTRSWKLPSENSSNSVSAYFSSINWGKTSLALNIYDDEDKKKLYQEIKDADIVLASYKKGDAEKLGVDYQTLKKINPTLIYGHITGYGIESSKVGYDALIQAETGFVFMNGEKQEVNKDTTTTRQKIEGTKMPVALVDILAAHQLKEGLLVALLKREQEGKSNFEGSYVTVSLYESALSSLANQATNWLNAGHSPQKMGSEHPNIFPYGTIFQTKTDSLMLVVGSDKQFSVLCEILNIDSISKDERFKTNANRVRNREMLRPILEKAFLETESKEILHILEQNNVPAGSVNDIPKAFENEAAQNLLFEDKETGLRGVKNFIARFDNQNHNLDLSAPPKFD; this comes from the coding sequence ATGAATATTTTTAAAGACTTAAAAGTTATAGAATTGGCAAGTGTTTTGGCTGCTCCTTCGGTTGGGCAATTTTTTGCTGAATGTGGAGCAACAGTTATAAAAATAGAAAATCCTTTGACTTCTGGAGATGTTACACGTTCTTGGAAACTTCCTTCTGAAAACTCTTCAAATAGCGTATCAGCTTATTTTTCGTCTATTAATTGGGGTAAAACATCACTTGCTCTCAATATTTATGATGATGAAGATAAAAAAAAATTATATCAAGAGATAAAAGATGCTGATATTGTTTTGGCGAGTTATAAAAAAGGAGATGCCGAAAAATTAGGAGTAGATTATCAAACACTCAAAAAAATTAATCCAACACTTATTTACGGACATATTACAGGGTATGGAATAGAAAGTTCTAAGGTAGGTTATGATGCGCTTATTCAAGCAGAGACAGGTTTTGTATTTATGAATGGTGAAAAACAAGAAGTAAATAAAGATACAACCACAACAAGACAAAAAATAGAAGGAACAAAAATGCCTGTTGCCTTAGTCGATATCTTGGCAGCACACCAACTCAAAGAAGGGTTGTTAGTGGCTCTTCTAAAAAGAGAACAAGAAGGAAAAAGTAATTTTGAAGGAAGTTATGTAACTGTTTCTCTTTACGAATCTGCACTTTCATCATTAGCCAACCAAGCTACAAATTGGCTCAATGCAGGTCATTCTCCTCAAAAAATGGGGAGTGAACACCCAAATATTTTTCCGTATGGAACAATTTTTCAGACCAAAACAGATAGTCTAATGTTGGTTGTAGGAAGTGATAAACAATTCTCTGTTTTGTGTGAAATATTAAATATTGATTCTATTTCAAAAGATGAACGTTTCAAAACGAATGCAAACCGAGTTAGAAATAGAGAGATGTTACGTCCTATTTTAGAAAAAGCATTTTTAGAGACAGAGAGTAAAGAAATTTTACATATTTTAGAACAAAACAATGTTCCTGCTGGAAGTGTAAATGATATTCCAAAGGCTTTTGAAAATGAAGCCGCTCAAAATCTACTTTTTGAAGATAAAGAAACAGGACTAAGAGGTGTAAAAAACTTTATTGCTCGTTTTGATAATCAAAATCATAATTTAGATTTGAGTGCACCACCCAAATTCGATTAA